DNA sequence from the Nicotiana tomentosiformis chromosome 3, ASM39032v3, whole genome shotgun sequence genome:
caacttttgcaggtgttAATGGAATGCAAGACTGCAATTGGCTGGATCATTACAGATATCAAAGGGATCAGCCCGacattttgtatgcataagattctactggaagatgggcacaaaccttccagagaacatcaaagaagtggtgaagaaagaagtgatcaagtggttagatgcggaaatcatcttccccatctctaATAGTAACTGGGTCAAcccagttcagtgtgtgccaaagaagggtggaatgaATGTAGTGCAAAATGAGAATAATTAGTTGATCTCAACTAGTACAGTCATGGGTTGGCGAATTTGCATggattacagaaaactgaacacggccacccggaaagaccattttcccctGCCATTAATTGACCAAATATTGGATAGATTGGCAGGGAGGTCTCACTTCTGCTTTTTGGATGGATATTCAAGGTACAATCAGATTTCAATAGCCTTGAGGATAGAGAGAAAACGTTATTTACTTGTCtgtatggcatctttgcctttcggaggatgtcgtttggcctatgcaatgcaccgaccacCTTTTAGAGATGtatgttagccatttttactgaTATGGTTAAAGATATtatggaagtctttatggatTATTTCTTAGTGGTGGGGGATTCATTCAAAGACtgtcttcacaatttaagaagattgttgaaaaggtgtgtggagacaaatttagtgctgaactgggagaagtgccattttatggtacaagaaggtatagtgTTGAGACATCAAGCGTCACGTAAGGGTATTGAGGTCAACAATGCTAAGGTTGACGTGATTGAGAAGTTTCCATCACCCATTTCGGTCAAGGCAATGAGAAGTTTACTTGGGTACGCTGGTTTCTACAggcgatttataaaggatttctctaaaattgCTAACCCATTATGTAAACTCCTTGAAAATGATCAATcctttgtgttttctgatgactgcaggTTAGCATTTAAGGAATTGAATAAGagactggtgactgcaccaatcatcgttgcacccaactgggagcaatCATTCGAGTTCAAGTGTGATGCGAGTGACTATGCTATAGGAGCGGTTCTGGGGCAGCGAAAGGACAAACTggtgcacccaatttactatgcaaaCAAAACGCTaagcggtgcacaactcaattatacGTTGACTGAGAAAGAGATGTTAGTTGTGATGTTTGcattcgacaaattcaggtcttatttgattggttcaaaggtgattgtttatactgaccatgcagcacttaggtacctgatagcaaagaaggagtcaaagccacgtTTGATTCGTTGGGTTattttgctacaagaattcgatTTGGAGATATGCGATAGGAAAGGGGAAgagaaccaagtggcagaccacctttcaaggttggagggagctgaaaagaaagtagaggtagaagatataactgagacattcccggatgaacaatTACTAGCAGTGGCAATGGAGGAGGCaccatggtatgcagacattgcaaactacctggtGAGTGGTATTGTCCCCTATGACCTTTCCTCTagccaaaagaaaaagttctttcgtgactgtcgcatgtattattgggatgagccttatctgttcaggatttgtgttgataCCATGTTCCGGAGATGTATCCCCGAGATAGATCAATCTTCTATTTTGGAGGCTTGCCACGCATCACCATATGGTGGCCATTTTGGGGGAGTAAGGACAGATGCAAAAGTGCTAGAGTTGGGCTTTTACTAGCCAACATTGTTCAAAGATGGACACTTATGGGTGAAgggttgtgatgaatgccaacgaaCCGAGAATATTTTCCGCtgacatgagatgcctatgaacccaattcaGGAAGTAGAAGTGTTTGACATAATgggaatcgatttcatggggcctttcgTCAGCTCATATGGCAACAAGTACATACTCGTAGTGGTGGACTACGTGTCAGAATGGGTGGAGGTTGGAGAGctccctacaaatgatgcaaatGGGGTAATTGGTAttttgagaaagaatatattcacccgatttggcaTCCCAAGGGAAATAATTAGTGACGGAGGCAATCACTTCTGTAATCGCGCCTTTGCCAAGTTGTTAGAAAAGTATGGTGTACTCCACAAGGTTGCTACCCCATATCATCCACAAACGAATGGGCAAGTGGAAGTTTCGAATAGAGAGATAAAGAGCATTTTGAAAAATACTGTGAATGCTACACGAATAAATTGGGcgagaaagttagatgatgcactctggAATATCGTACCGCTTTCAAAACTCTAATTGGCATGTCGACGTACAAATTGGTGTTTGGGAAAGCGTGTTACTCACCAGTGGAGTTGGAGCATAAAGCCTTGTGGGCATTGAGGCAATTGAATCTCGATATAGAAAAGGCAGGTACAAGTAGGGTCACTGAGTTGCACGAGCTGGATGAGTTTCGCTACCAGGCTTTTGAGAGCACAAGACTATATAAGGGGAGAATGAAGATGATGCACGACAAAAATATTATTGAGCGGAACTTTAAACCCGGATATATGGTATTGTTGTATAATTCAAGATTGAGGTTGTTTCCAAGCAAGTTGAAGTCAAGATGGCCGGGACCATTTCGTGTGGTAGAGACGCATCCAACTGGAGTCGTCAAGAGTACATCAGAAGATGGCTCCCGCAAGTTCAAATTTAATGGACAAAGGCTAAAACCTTACTAGGGCATGGTTCAGGAAGACAAAATTATCTCGACCATGTACTTGAAAGATCCCTGATCAGGGATAACCCgagtcgtgtcgcgacgttaaatcaggcacttcttgggaggcaacccatgggtTTATTGTAAttcgtcatgccgcgacgttaaatcaagcgctacTTGGGAGGCAACTCAATATTTATTTTGGGTTTTCGTTGATTTTCGTGTTTGATTTTGAATTGTGGAAGTATTGACAGGTTTATCAATGTGCAGGGATGAATGTGTGCAGGCTGAAATAATTCGGGTAAGGAAATCTATTTGAAGAGGGGCTAAAAGTGGCATAAGTCGAGAAGTTGATACTTCAAACGTGCGCGGACGTGCACTGACTGTGTATATGGA
Encoded proteins:
- the LOC104088500 gene encoding uncharacterized protein, translated to MSTYKLVFGKACYSPVELEHKALWALRQLNLDIEKAGTSRVTELHELDEFRYQAFESTRLYKGRMKMMHDKNIIERNFKPGYMVLLYNSRLRLFPSKLKSRWPGPFRVVETHPTGVVKSTSEDGSRKFKFNGQRLKPY